The Acinonyx jubatus isolate Ajub_Pintada_27869175 chromosome D1, VMU_Ajub_asm_v1.0, whole genome shotgun sequence genome includes a window with the following:
- the FREY1 gene encoding protein Frey 1 — protein MVLAMLGALYPRAGLSLFLLDLVLAAALLGPQPPRPQRSVPEEFSGPLELSQPFSGLVDDYGIRPKHPWPRGPRPLLSQAQQRKRDGPAMAEYYYDAHL, from the exons ATGGTTCTCGCCATGCTGGGGGCTCTGTACCCCAGGGCCGGGCTGAGCCTCTTCCTCCTGGACCTCGTCTTGGCAGCCGCACTCCTCGGCCCCCAGCCACCGAG GCCTCAGCGATCTGTTCCTGAAGAATTTTCAGGCCCTCTAGAACTCTCGCAGCCATTTTCCGGCCTGGTGGATG ACTATGGGATTCGACCCAAGCACCCCTGGCCACGAGGGCCTCGACCCCTGCTCTCCCAGGCCCAGCAGCGCAAGCGGGACGGGCCAGCCATGGCAGAGTATTACTACGACGCACACCTGTGA